A stretch of Paenibacillus mucilaginosus 3016 DNA encodes these proteins:
- a CDS encoding ABC-F family ATP-binding cassette domain-containing protein, whose product MSILNVERLSHGFGDRAIFNNVSFRLLKGEHIGLIGANGEGKSTFMNIITGKLQPDDGKVEWSKRMRVGYLDQHAVLNKGMTIRDVLKGAFQYLFDMEQEMNDMYAKMGEVSPEELEQLLEEVGVIQDTLTDQDFYMIDAKIEETARGLGLTDIGLDKDVNDLSGGQRTKVLLAKLLLEKPDILLLDEPTNYLDEQHIEWLKRYLQEYENAFILISHDIPFLNSVINLIYHMENQELNRYVGDYDHFQSVYEMKKQQLESAYKRQQQEIADLKDFVARNKASVATRNMAMSRQKKLDKMDVIELAKEKPKPQFNFKEARTSGKLIFETSQLVIGYDSPLSRPLDLRMERGQKIALVGANGIGKTTLLRSILGEIQAVSGSVRLGDNLDIGYFEQEAKDANYNTCIEEIWNEFSSFTQFEVRAALAKCGLTTKHIESKIAVLSGGEKAKVRLCKLINRETNLLVLDEPTNHLDVDAKDELKRALKAYKGSILLISHEPEFYRDVVTDTWNCESWTTKVF is encoded by the coding sequence ATGAGCATACTTAACGTAGAACGACTGAGCCACGGCTTTGGGGACCGCGCGATCTTCAATAACGTATCTTTCCGCCTGCTCAAAGGCGAGCACATCGGACTGATCGGCGCCAACGGCGAAGGCAAATCAACCTTCATGAACATCATCACCGGCAAGCTGCAGCCGGACGACGGCAAGGTGGAGTGGTCCAAGCGCATGCGCGTCGGCTATCTCGACCAGCACGCTGTGCTGAACAAGGGCATGACGATCCGCGACGTGCTCAAGGGCGCGTTCCAATACCTGTTCGATATGGAGCAGGAGATGAATGACATGTACGCCAAGATGGGCGAGGTCTCTCCGGAGGAGCTCGAGCAGCTGCTCGAGGAAGTCGGCGTGATCCAGGATACGCTGACCGACCAGGATTTCTATATGATCGACGCGAAGATCGAAGAAACCGCCCGCGGTCTCGGGCTGACCGATATCGGACTCGACAAGGACGTCAACGACCTCAGCGGCGGGCAGCGGACGAAGGTGCTGCTGGCGAAGCTGCTGCTCGAGAAGCCGGACATCCTGCTCCTCGACGAACCGACGAACTATCTCGACGAACAGCACATCGAATGGCTGAAGCGGTACCTGCAGGAATACGAGAATGCCTTCATCCTTATCTCCCACGATATCCCGTTCCTGAACAGCGTCATCAACCTCATCTATCATATGGAGAATCAGGAGCTGAACCGCTACGTCGGCGACTACGATCATTTCCAGTCGGTCTATGAGATGAAAAAGCAGCAGCTGGAGTCCGCCTACAAGCGCCAGCAGCAGGAGATTGCGGATCTTAAGGACTTCGTGGCCCGCAACAAGGCAAGCGTGGCTACCCGGAACATGGCGATGTCCCGTCAGAAGAAGCTCGACAAGATGGATGTCATCGAGCTTGCGAAGGAGAAGCCGAAGCCGCAGTTCAACTTCAAGGAGGCGAGAACGTCCGGCAAGCTCATCTTCGAGACGTCGCAGCTCGTTATCGGCTATGACAGCCCCCTGTCCCGCCCGCTTGACCTGCGCATGGAACGCGGGCAGAAGATCGCCCTCGTCGGTGCGAACGGGATTGGGAAAACGACGCTCCTGCGCAGCATCCTCGGCGAGATTCAGGCGGTATCCGGCTCGGTCCGGCTCGGCGACAATCTCGACATCGGCTACTTCGAGCAGGAAGCGAAGGATGCCAATTATAACACCTGCATCGAGGAAATCTGGAACGAGTTCTCTTCCTTCACGCAGTTCGAGGTGCGCGCGGCGCTGGCTAAGTGCGGCCTGACGACGAAGCACATCGAGAGCAAGATCGCCGTGCTGAGCGGCGGCGAGAAAGCCAAGGTCCGCCTCTGCAAGCTGATCAACCGCGAGACGAACCTTCTCGTGCTTGACGAGCCCACGAACCACCTGGACGTGGATGCGAAGGATGAGCTGAAGCGCGCCCTCAAGGCGTACAAAGGCAGCATCCTGCTCATCTCCCACGAACCGGAATTCTACCGCGATGTCGTGACGGATACGTGGAACTGCGAGTCCTGGACGACGAAGGTATTCTAG
- a CDS encoding phosphotransferase, with translation MAQRADVQDLLQTLRRTGVVDRRTYTQEQLKGTTDGVVYELAVAGETAYILKLDCPEQIRQVERFYEAYADSSLLPRLLQADPAGGSMVYSYVPGTTHIHRGPKVRWMIRLVQELLNQYQAYPGIGGWGRLEAPRESWRAFQERSAEDASHILAGVLPAEAHARIRGLIGRISDAGEPYLLHGDTGIHNFVFHHRELSGVIDPSPMTGPVLYDFTYAFCSSPDDLNLDTLLAAYDMLDPKPVDRTRLMEETFFQLYCRIAICVRVHPQDLEGYLQVWPYWRDLIS, from the coding sequence ATGGCACAGAGAGCAGACGTCCAAGACCTGCTGCAAACACTCCGCCGCACGGGCGTAGTGGACCGTCGCACTTATACCCAAGAGCAGCTGAAAGGCACCACCGATGGCGTGGTGTACGAGCTTGCGGTCGCTGGGGAGACGGCCTATATTCTGAAGCTGGACTGTCCGGAGCAAATTCGCCAGGTGGAGCGGTTCTACGAGGCGTATGCGGACAGCAGCCTGCTGCCGCGGCTCCTGCAGGCGGACCCGGCGGGCGGCAGCATGGTCTATTCCTATGTGCCCGGGACGACGCACATTCACCGGGGGCCCAAGGTCCGTTGGATGATCCGGCTGGTGCAGGAGCTGCTGAATCAGTATCAGGCGTATCCTGGCATCGGAGGATGGGGGCGGCTTGAGGCGCCGCGGGAATCCTGGCGCGCCTTTCAAGAGCGGAGTGCGGAGGATGCGTCCCACATCTTGGCCGGCGTCCTGCCTGCTGAGGCTCACGCAAGGATCAGGGGACTGATCGGCCGGATTTCCGATGCGGGGGAGCCTTATCTGCTGCACGGAGATACCGGCATTCATAATTTTGTATTTCATCACCGGGAGCTGAGCGGCGTGATCGATCCTTCGCCGATGACCGGTCCGGTGCTGTATGATTTTACATACGCGTTCTGCTCATCCCCAGACGACTTGAATCTGGATACCCTCCTCGCCGCCTATGACATGCTCGATCCCAAGCCGGTAGACCGGACCAGACTGATGGAGGAAACGTTCTTCCAGCTCTACTGCCGTATCGCCATCTGTGTCCGAGTGCACCCGCAGGATCTGGAAGGCTATCTGCAGGTCTGGCCGTATTGGCGGGACCTGATCTCCTGA
- a CDS encoding TIM barrel protein, translating to MKLSFNTETLFPGKSIYESMRVLNQNGLKAIEFWSWHDKDLRQIKEAKDEYGMEVASIVVKLESLVDPSRREQAVEAVKPSCEAAKYLDCRTMVHTVGFEVEGLSREEMHNSLVEGLHACIPVLEAYGITTAIEPLNTKVDLELSGYYLTTSEEAFEIVKKINHPLVKVCYDMYHVQIMEGHVISRMQNHIHHIGHIQAAGNPGRHELYIGEMNYDNIFDAIKQMDYQGYVGIEYFPIHDPVADLRQLHAKHHTG from the coding sequence ATGAAATTGTCCTTCAATACGGAGACGCTGTTTCCGGGGAAGAGCATCTACGAGAGCATGAGAGTGCTGAACCAGAACGGGCTGAAAGCCATCGAATTCTGGTCCTGGCACGATAAAGATCTGAGGCAGATCAAGGAAGCGAAGGATGAGTACGGCATGGAGGTCGCTTCCATTGTCGTCAAGCTGGAAAGCCTGGTCGATCCTTCCCGCAGAGAGCAGGCCGTCGAAGCGGTCAAACCATCGTGCGAGGCGGCCAAGTATCTCGACTGCAGGACGATGGTCCATACGGTCGGCTTCGAGGTCGAGGGGCTGTCCCGTGAGGAGATGCATAACAGCCTGGTTGAGGGTCTTCACGCCTGCATCCCCGTACTGGAAGCATACGGGATCACCACGGCAATCGAACCGCTGAATACGAAGGTGGATCTGGAGCTCAGCGGCTACTACCTGACCACCTCCGAGGAGGCGTTCGAGATCGTCAAGAAGATCAACCATCCGCTCGTCAAGGTATGCTATGACATGTACCATGTGCAGATCATGGAAGGCCATGTGATCTCGCGGATGCAGAATCATATCCATCACATCGGCCACATCCAGGCAGCCGGCAATCCCGGAAGGCACGAGCTGTATATCGGGGAGATGAATTACGACAACATTTTCGATGCGATCAAGCAGATGGATTATCAGGGGTATGTAGGGATCGAATACTTCCCGATCCACGATCCGGTGGCGGATCTCAGGCAGCTTCATGCGAAGCATCACACCGGCTAA
- a CDS encoding GNAT family N-acetyltransferase, with amino-acid sequence MEPAKEFEITVRRPTVAEHQMLWQAAGWGTVDSRMAEASLARSVHAVVAEAEGRVVGMGRIVGDGVMYFYIQDVAVLPGYRERGVGRAIMERLLAYIRANRYEQGLAFVGLFASPGKEGFYERFGFRDHSPGMTGMFLVMEDAAPAREDRETGGSGEENSEGRESP; translated from the coding sequence ATGGAGCCGGCAAAAGAATTCGAGATCACAGTGCGGCGGCCAACGGTGGCGGAGCACCAGATGCTGTGGCAGGCCGCCGGGTGGGGGACGGTCGACTCCCGGATGGCGGAAGCGTCACTCGCCCGTTCCGTGCACGCTGTGGTGGCCGAGGCGGAAGGCCGCGTAGTGGGCATGGGCCGCATCGTCGGCGATGGCGTGATGTACTTTTATATCCAGGACGTGGCTGTCCTGCCCGGGTACCGGGAGCGGGGAGTCGGCAGGGCGATCATGGAGCGGCTGCTGGCGTATATCCGGGCGAACAGGTATGAGCAGGGGCTCGCCTTCGTCGGGCTGTTTGCGTCCCCGGGCAAGGAAGGGTTCTACGAACGGTTCGGCTTCCGGGATCACTCCCCCGGCATGACCGGTATGTTCCTGGTGATGGAAGACGCTGCGCCTGCTCGCGAGGATAGAGAGACAGGGGGCAGCGGAGAAGAGAACAGCGAAGGGAGGGAGAGCCCATGA
- a CDS encoding LysE family translocator translates to MSILLLSKGILIGLAIAAPVGPIGLLCIRRSLVHGRIYGLVSGLGAATADTIYGFIAGFGLTAVSGFLTAHAFWLQLLGGIFMCYLGWRTLRSKPPEQSAAVQGGSLLKSYSSIFLLTITNPMTILSFAGIFAGLGLTAGSSDWTASLFLVGGVFVGSALWWLLLSTGVGLLRHRLSPSSLAWINRISGWIIMGFGFAAVSLAVHSAVLRLQRDSWLILILSIAWAGSVIL, encoded by the coding sequence ATGAGTATCCTTTTGTTGAGCAAAGGCATTCTGATCGGCCTGGCCATTGCGGCGCCCGTGGGGCCGATCGGGCTGCTCTGCATCCGGCGGTCGCTGGTCCATGGCCGGATCTATGGGCTTGTATCGGGGCTTGGCGCCGCTACGGCAGACACGATCTACGGCTTCATCGCCGGATTCGGCCTTACGGCGGTGTCCGGCTTTCTGACGGCCCACGCCTTCTGGCTGCAGCTCCTCGGCGGGATCTTCATGTGCTATCTCGGCTGGCGGACCCTGCGCTCCAAGCCGCCGGAGCAATCCGCCGCGGTGCAGGGAGGAAGCCTGCTGAAGTCGTACTCCTCGATTTTTCTCCTCACGATCACCAATCCCATGACCATTCTGTCCTTCGCAGGCATCTTCGCGGGGCTGGGTCTTACGGCCGGCTCAAGCGATTGGACCGCTTCTCTCTTCCTGGTTGGGGGCGTCTTCGTAGGATCGGCCCTTTGGTGGCTCCTGCTCAGTACGGGCGTGGGACTCCTGAGGCACAGGTTGAGCCCGTCTTCCCTGGCATGGATTAACCGCATCTCCGGGTGGATCATCATGGGATTCGGCTTCGCGGCGGTAAGTCTGGCGGTTCATTCGGCAGTCCTTCGCCTCCAGCGGGACAGTTGGCTTATACTCATACTCTCCATCGCTTGGGCGGGGTCCGTGATTTTATAA
- a CDS encoding MBL fold metallo-hydrolase, with translation MRIQRFPWAGIRIEAGDTSVVIDAVTRIPAKFGGSKEPMFPLETFGRTDAVLVTHMHEDHFDPEAIIAAYGPDIPVYVPEQGVEAARAAGLRRVTGSRIGAAYELGGDVTATAALSVDGVGDPQVAWIVEAGGRRAIHCGDTLWHGYWWSIAAAHGPFDAACLPVNGAVLELPGRIPSGQPICLTPEQAVSAAAVLQAGVLIPIHYGAIHHPPIYRETPDIAARLEAAAAGRVNLNLLRPGEMLEV, from the coding sequence ATGAGAATCCAGCGCTTCCCCTGGGCGGGTATCCGGATCGAAGCCGGAGACACTTCCGTTGTCATCGATGCCGTGACACGCATTCCGGCGAAGTTCGGCGGCTCCAAGGAGCCGATGTTTCCGCTCGAGACCTTCGGCCGTACGGACGCCGTGCTTGTGACGCATATGCATGAGGATCACTTCGATCCCGAAGCGATTATCGCCGCCTATGGTCCCGACATTCCCGTCTATGTCCCGGAGCAGGGCGTGGAGGCCGCGCGGGCGGCCGGACTCCGTCGAGTCACGGGCAGCCGCATCGGCGCCGCTTACGAGCTTGGCGGCGATGTTACCGCAACCGCAGCCCTCTCGGTAGACGGCGTGGGTGATCCGCAGGTCGCCTGGATCGTCGAAGCCGGAGGACGCAGAGCGATTCACTGCGGCGACACGCTGTGGCACGGCTATTGGTGGTCCATCGCCGCAGCTCACGGCCCGTTCGACGCCGCCTGCCTTCCGGTCAACGGCGCCGTGCTGGAGCTTCCCGGCCGCATTCCGAGCGGCCAGCCGATCTGCCTGACGCCCGAGCAGGCCGTCTCGGCGGCGGCCGTGCTCCAAGCCGGCGTCCTCATCCCCATCCACTACGGGGCGATTCACCATCCCCCGATCTACCGGGAGACGCCGGACATTGCGGCACGGCTCGAAGCCGCCGCGGCAGGCAGAGTGAACCTGAACCTGCTGAGGCCCGGCGAGATGCTCGAGGTCTGA
- a CDS encoding DMT family transporter, whose amino-acid sequence MMRSYLLLLFCVTCWGSNFVFGSMLVHEFPPLLLSAFRLTATSLFLLGYAWSTKRLQRLSRRDYLLLVPLGFIGTLVNQAAFFTGLQTVSATTASLVLSLAPITTALLAALFLKETFTLRMAAGSVLAIAGIFLVVGQSGGLALSRGLVYIGIAMLTFAASIIMMRRLTERIEPFIATVYSTVIGSGMVIPAALIKEPLQGSSSHLWAWALLIVTAIVMQGICGLVWNTQLRRVGAGKASVFLNLQPFVAMIVGFAFLGTPVTAVQLAGSVLIVGGVILATLKKKAKAPAPMAPGVPTA is encoded by the coding sequence ATGATGCGCTCCTATCTGCTCTTGTTATTCTGCGTCACCTGCTGGGGCAGCAACTTCGTCTTCGGTTCGATGCTTGTTCACGAGTTCCCGCCCCTGCTGCTGTCGGCCTTCCGGCTCACCGCCACCTCGCTGTTCCTGCTGGGCTATGCGTGGAGCACGAAACGGCTGCAGCGCCTCTCCCGCCGGGATTACCTGCTGCTCGTTCCGCTCGGCTTCATCGGCACGCTGGTGAACCAGGCCGCCTTCTTCACCGGCCTGCAGACCGTCAGCGCCACGACCGCCTCGCTCGTCCTGTCGCTCGCCCCGATCACTACCGCCTTGCTCGCCGCGCTTTTCCTGAAGGAGACCTTCACGCTGCGTATGGCAGCGGGGTCCGTGCTCGCCATTGCGGGCATCTTCCTTGTGGTCGGACAGTCCGGGGGACTGGCGCTGTCCCGGGGGCTGGTCTACATCGGCATCGCCATGCTGACCTTCGCCGCCTCGATCATCATGATGCGCAGGCTCACCGAGCGTATCGAGCCCTTCATCGCCACGGTCTATTCGACCGTTATCGGCTCCGGTATGGTGATCCCGGCAGCCTTGATCAAGGAGCCGCTGCAGGGCAGCAGTTCCCACCTGTGGGCCTGGGCGCTGCTTATCGTGACGGCCATCGTCATGCAGGGCATATGCGGGCTCGTCTGGAACACGCAGCTGCGCCGGGTCGGCGCGGGCAAAGCGTCCGTGTTCCTGAACCTGCAGCCCTTCGTGGCCATGATCGTCGGCTTCGCCTTCCTCGGCACGCCGGTGACCGCCGTGCAGCTGGCCGGCTCGGTCCTAATCGTCGGCGGCGTGATTCTCGCCACGCTCAAGAAGAAGGCCAAAGCCCCGGCCCCCATGGCCCCCGGCGTACCCACCGCATAA
- a CDS encoding MATE family efflux transporter — MDLVRPILRLALPSIATFSSMTFTGLLVLMIVGKLGAAAIAVVGISNILMYNVWAMFSGVQGTINYLVAQNFGSNTMKQGNQRMQIALLGTLLQAVVLFGASFALPYWILKVMGSNEEILTLGAPYVQVRIYAMIFTLFSGVFFAYMRAIGDTKTPMTISLINSGLVVALTYLLAYGKFGFPDLGLQGAAWGMVAAEVITLLLNLIVFYRLMHKKYNTRAWIKMELAQVKMIFSESVKLGVTEMSNSVGMLVFTACITRLGTTAIAANEIALNILSFGFMPSNGFGAASTIGIGQEVGKGRPLEARRFGLVTVYLGLLFMVLVSLFLFLFALPVAKLYTSEAAVYMTAISLIHLASFIQLFTGGSIIFAGGLRGIGDTTFLSRTSLVLNWALFIPCTVLLTQVYDFGQVGAWTALCMLIVLQAIANGWRYLSLDWRSASAKSAPAASGAAMHM, encoded by the coding sequence ATGGACTTAGTCAGACCGATTCTGCGGCTGGCCCTGCCTTCGATTGCCACGTTCTCTTCCATGACATTTACGGGACTGCTCGTCCTGATGATCGTCGGCAAGCTGGGGGCCGCGGCCATCGCCGTCGTCGGCATTTCCAATATTCTGATGTACAACGTCTGGGCCATGTTCTCCGGCGTCCAGGGCACGATCAACTATCTCGTCGCCCAGAATTTCGGCTCGAATACGATGAAGCAGGGCAACCAGCGCATGCAGATCGCTCTGCTAGGCACCCTGCTGCAGGCCGTCGTGCTGTTCGGCGCCAGCTTCGCGCTGCCCTACTGGATCCTGAAGGTGATGGGCTCGAACGAGGAAATCCTGACCCTCGGCGCCCCTTACGTGCAGGTCCGCATCTACGCCATGATCTTCACGCTCTTCAGCGGTGTCTTCTTCGCCTACATGAGGGCCATCGGCGACACGAAGACCCCGATGACCATCTCGCTGATCAACAGCGGACTTGTCGTCGCCCTGACTTACCTGCTCGCCTACGGCAAGTTCGGCTTCCCGGATCTCGGGCTGCAGGGAGCGGCATGGGGCATGGTGGCGGCGGAGGTCATCACCCTGCTGCTCAACCTGATCGTCTTCTACCGTCTCATGCACAAGAAGTACAACACAAGGGCATGGATCAAGATGGAGCTTGCGCAGGTCAAAATGATCTTCTCCGAGAGCGTCAAGCTCGGCGTGACCGAAATGTCCAACAGCGTCGGGATGCTCGTCTTCACCGCCTGTATTACGCGCCTGGGCACCACGGCGATCGCGGCCAACGAGATTGCCCTGAATATCCTCTCGTTCGGCTTCATGCCGTCGAACGGCTTCGGTGCCGCTTCCACGATCGGCATCGGCCAGGAGGTCGGCAAGGGCCGGCCGCTGGAGGCCAGGCGCTTCGGACTCGTGACCGTGTACCTCGGTCTTCTCTTCATGGTGCTCGTATCGCTCTTCCTGTTCCTGTTCGCCCTGCCGGTAGCGAAGCTCTATACGAGCGAAGCGGCCGTGTACATGACGGCGATCTCGCTGATCCACCTGGCCTCGTTCATCCAGCTCTTCACGGGGGGAAGCATCATCTTCGCCGGGGGCTTACGGGGCATCGGGGATACGACCTTCCTGTCGCGCACCTCGCTGGTGCTCAACTGGGCGCTGTTCATCCCCTGCACGGTCCTGCTCACGCAGGTCTACGACTTCGGCCAGGTCGGCGCCTGGACCGCGCTGTGCATGCTCATTGTCCTGCAGGCCATCGCGAACGGCTGGCGCTACCTCTCGCTCGACTGGAGAAGCGCCAGTGCCAAGTCGGCCCCGGCCGCTTCCGGCGCAGCCATGCATATGTAA
- a CDS encoding AAA family ATPase: MTGESKTPLFIVTGASGSGKTTVIPELRRILPDMAVFDIDDILPFAGEDWHSIRNIWFRVARGLAESGRMTVICGTVMPWDAEQCEDYPYFANVYYLNLHCDEESREARLRARSWPEERIAEHLKFAGWLLDNADQAYTPPMPTLDTSETVPAEVALGIREWIHSHAGRGSMKG; encoded by the coding sequence ATGACGGGTGAATCCAAGACGCCGCTGTTTATCGTTACGGGAGCAAGCGGCTCGGGGAAAACAACGGTCATTCCGGAGCTCCGGAGAATCCTGCCGGACATGGCTGTATTCGATATCGACGACATTCTTCCGTTTGCCGGGGAGGATTGGCACAGCATCCGGAATATCTGGTTTCGTGTGGCCAGAGGCCTTGCCGAAAGCGGCAGAATGACGGTGATCTGCGGGACCGTCATGCCGTGGGATGCCGAGCAGTGTGAGGATTATCCTTATTTTGCGAACGTGTACTATTTGAATCTGCATTGTGACGAAGAAAGCCGGGAAGCCCGATTGCGGGCAAGGAGCTGGCCCGAGGAGAGGATTGCGGAGCATCTGAAGTTTGCCGGGTGGCTGCTGGACAATGCGGATCAAGCCTATACGCCGCCCATGCCTACCCTGGATACGTCCGAGACTGTCCCAGCCGAGGTGGCTCTTGGAATACGAGAGTGGATACACAGCCATGCCGGCCGTGGTTCGATGAAGGGATGA
- a CDS encoding MerR family transcriptional regulator, which yields MGLSIKEAAQQVGLMPHTLRFYEQEGLLPNVRRDDHGNRIFEPQDMGWLGLITCLRATGMPVSEIKRMVELTREGDGTIPQRKSMLALHRTAIQEKMNELQDALGKIDAKMEWYDSLERRALEQQ from the coding sequence ATGGGTTTATCCATCAAGGAAGCGGCACAGCAGGTGGGCCTCATGCCCCATACCCTGCGGTTCTACGAACAGGAAGGCCTGCTGCCGAACGTCCGCCGGGACGATCACGGCAACCGGATCTTCGAGCCCCAGGACATGGGGTGGCTCGGGCTCATCACCTGTCTGCGCGCGACGGGCATGCCCGTCTCCGAGATCAAACGGATGGTCGAGCTCACCCGCGAGGGCGACGGAACGATCCCCCAGCGAAAGTCGATGCTGGCCCTTCACCGGACCGCGATCCAGGAGAAGATGAACGAGCTGCAGGACGCGCTCGGCAAGATCGACGCCAAGATGGAGTGGTACGATTCGCTCGAGCGCCGCGCCCTTGAACAGCAGTAA